The Arctopsyche grandis isolate Sample6627 chromosome 5, ASM5162203v2, whole genome shotgun sequence genome includes a window with the following:
- the LOC143911472 gene encoding golgin subfamily A member 7, translating into MSSRGGAPPSPGGTTAVSGLGLGPTHPGCLKVFVQRDYSDGTSVKFQTRFPQELEGRIEIQSFEYTINQLNAYFAEAEKAACSTYCEGCLACLTAYLIYICTETHYEKCLRKVSKFVASQNERVYGPRGLRLTDPCTRGLRLIEISILDRPSNAT; encoded by the exons ATGTCGAGTCGCGGAGGGGCTCCGCCCTCGCCGGGGGGCACCACAGCCGTGTCGGGGCTCGGCCTCGGCCCCACCCATCCCGGCTGCCTCAAAGTCTTCGTGCAGCGCGACTACTCTGACGGCACTTCTGTCAAATTCCAAACCAGATTCCCCCAAGAGCTCGAAGGACGG ATTGAGATACAATCATTTGAATATACCATCAATCAATTGAACGCTTATTTTGCCGAAGCGGAAAAAGCAGCATGCAGTACCTATTGCGAAGGATGCCTGGCCTGTCTGACTGCTtatcttatttatatatgtactgaaACCCATTACGAAAAG TGTCTTCGAAAAGTATCGAAATTTGTGGCTTCACAGAATGAGCGGGTGTACGGTCCGAGAGGGCTGCGGCTCACAGATCCTTGCACTCGGGGCTTGAGATTGatagaaatttcaattttggatCGTCCCAGTAATGCTACGTGA
- the LOC143911471 gene encoding uncharacterized protein LOC143911471 translates to MAKTPSLREFLVEFIQLYRNFPALWQVGSKDYTDRKKKAEAYEILISKFKEIEPNANRETVKRKINSMRSNYRKELRKIRMLQKAEDDTPRYFEPTLWYFDELAFLGQHEVSDDGIITLPGCEVDVLAMDDNSLGDDISKTMSTPTSTPKLDRKRPREDPQKEVLFISCEQQGKDDTEYDLYARMWAMELKKMKPDQQIYAKKAIYDILLEGQLETLQKDSVQINSKIDNQQCTPLVYKFTNS, encoded by the exons ATGGCGAAAACTCCGAGCCTGAGAGAATTCCTCGTAGAGTTCATCCAGCTGTACCGCAACTTCCCAGCCCTGTGGCAGGTGGGGAGCAAAGACTACACCGACAGGAAGAAGAAGGCTGAAGCCTACGAAATCCTCATATCCAAGTTCAAAGAGATAGAGCCCAACGCGAACCGAGAGACTGTCAAGCGAAAGATCAACAGCATGCGTTCGAATTACAGGAAGGAGTTGAGGAAAATCAGGATGCTGCAGAAGGCTGAGGACGATACCCCGCGTTACTTCGAGCCCACTCTTTGGTATTTCGACGAGCTCGCTTTCCTGGGACAGCACGAAGTCAGCGATGATGGGATCATAACCTTGCCCGGATGCGAAGTCGATGTCTTGGCG ATGGACGACAACAGTTTGGGTGATGATATTTCCAAGACCATGTCAACTCCGACAAGCACTCCCAAACTAGATAGAAAGAGACCTCGAGAAGATCCTCAAAAAGAGGTCCTATTTATATCTTGCGAACAACAAGGTAAAGACGACACCGAATACGATTTATATGCGAGAATGTGGGCAATGGAGTTAAAAAAGATGAAACCAGACCAGCAAATATATGCGAAGAAGGcgatatatgatattttattggaAGGTCAATTGGAAACTTTGCAGAAAGATTCGGTGCAAATCAATTCAAAGATAGACAATCAACAGTGCACGCCGTTGGTATATAAATTCACCAACAGTTGA